One stretch of Girardinichthys multiradiatus isolate DD_20200921_A chromosome 2, DD_fGirMul_XY1, whole genome shotgun sequence DNA includes these proteins:
- the LOC124857848 gene encoding myosin-1-like, translating to MQKPQGAAAMSPRAQPAAVYAGADPAMDPKTRDPGTHHSPNTNGEDTEERSTPSEAPAASSVPDSAPSSSAAAQPPVGRRRRRTVRPREEPSEVQRELLEALRNRPPPPPPPRVYSSMEHFLLGLAPSLERLSLEKQELIKLKLMRMIFEHSTVGLNLDHVDPE from the exons atgcagaagccccagggagctgcagcgatgagcCCACGGGCCCAACCGGCAGCTGTCTACgccggagcagatccagccatggacccaaagACCCGAGATCCTGggacacatcactccccaa ACACAAATGGTGAGGACACAGAGGAGAGGTCCACTCCATCAGAAGCACCTGCTGCCTCATCTGTCCCCGACTCTGCTCCTTCATCCTCTGCTGCTGCCCAACCTCCCGTAG gaaggaggaggaggaggacagtGCGACCCCGGGAGGAGCCATCTGAGGTTCAACGGGAGCTTCTAGAAGCTCTCCGGAACCGgccaccaccacctccacccCCGCGGGTCTACTCCTCCATGGAACACTTCCTCCTGGGTTTAGCTCCATCCCTGGAAAGACTGTCACTAGAGAAACAGGAATTAATAAAGCTCAAATTAATGCGGATGATTTTTGAACATAGCACAGTTGGACTAAATTTGGACCATGTGGACCCCGaataa